The following are encoded together in the Streptomyces rapamycinicus NRRL 5491 genome:
- a CDS encoding aldo/keto reductase gives MITRTTLGSPGLTVSAMGLGCMGMSESYGAADWDGGLATINRALELGITFLDTADAYGTGHNEVLVGRAIHGRRDQVQLATKFGIDRSAGDRARRIRGARDYVLRACDASLLRLGVEVIDLYYAHRPPQDVEIEETVGAMAELVEAGKVRHLGLSEVDGELLRRAHAVYPITAVQSEYSLWSRDVEAVTPVMAELGVGLVPYSPLGRGFLTGALDRSTLGEKDFRRTNPRFAGEAGEANEKIAQTVRAVADQLGATPAQVALAWVYAQAERLGVAVATIPGTRSPARLEQNAAALELTLDAEALAALDPLSDQVVGERYTPAHTAEIPR, from the coding sequence ATGATCACCCGAACCACGCTCGGCTCGCCCGGTCTCACCGTCAGCGCGATGGGCCTGGGGTGCATGGGGATGAGCGAGAGCTACGGCGCCGCCGACTGGGACGGCGGCCTGGCCACCATCAACCGGGCCCTGGAGCTGGGCATCACGTTCCTGGACACCGCCGACGCCTACGGCACCGGGCACAACGAGGTGCTGGTGGGCCGGGCCATCCACGGCCGCCGGGACCAGGTGCAGCTGGCCACCAAGTTCGGCATCGACCGCAGCGCCGGTGACCGGGCACGCCGCATCCGCGGTGCCCGGGACTACGTGCTGCGCGCCTGCGACGCTTCGCTGCTGCGGCTGGGCGTCGAGGTGATCGATCTGTACTACGCCCACCGCCCGCCCCAGGACGTGGAGATCGAGGAGACCGTCGGGGCGATGGCCGAGCTGGTCGAGGCGGGCAAGGTCCGCCATCTGGGCCTGTCCGAGGTCGACGGCGAGCTGCTGCGCCGGGCGCACGCGGTGTACCCGATCACCGCGGTGCAGAGCGAGTACTCGCTGTGGAGCCGCGACGTCGAGGCGGTCACCCCGGTGATGGCCGAGCTGGGGGTCGGGTTGGTGCCGTACTCGCCGCTGGGGCGGGGGTTCCTGACCGGCGCCCTGGACCGCTCCACGCTGGGCGAGAAGGACTTCCGGCGCACCAACCCCCGCTTCGCCGGCGAGGCGGGCGAGGCCAACGAGAAGATCGCGCAGACCGTGCGCGCGGTGGCCGACCAGCTGGGTGCCACCCCGGCCCAGGTGGCGCTGGCCTGGGTGTACGCCCAGGCCGAGCGGCTCGGGGTGGCGGTGGCGACCATTCCGGGCACCCGCAGCCCGGCCCGGCTGGAGCAGAACGCGGCCGCGCTGGAGCTCACCCTCGACGCCGAGGCGCTGGCCGCGCTGGACCCGCTGAGCGACCAGGTAGTGGGCGAGCGCTACACCCCCGCGCACACCGCTGAGATCCCTCGGTGA
- a CDS encoding type 1 glutamine amidotransferase domain-containing protein gives MAKVLFVMTGTPYWTLKDGTRYATGYWAEEFAAPYKALTEAGHEITVATPGGAVPTVDMMSLRPDMAGSAQIALDLEAIIRSAEVMRRPIHLADARLDDYDAVYFPGGHGPMEDLSVDADAGRLLTAALPSGKPLAIVCHAPAAMLATRIHGKSPFAGYRVTGFTNEEEEEVGLAKRARWTLETELIELGVDFTKGEKWKPYTVVDRNLYTGQNPASASPWPNACSRSCESRNGLTRLTRTDSS, from the coding sequence ATGGCCAAGGTACTTTTCGTGATGACCGGTACGCCGTACTGGACGCTCAAGGACGGCACCAGGTACGCGACCGGCTACTGGGCCGAAGAGTTCGCCGCCCCCTACAAGGCCCTCACCGAAGCGGGCCACGAGATCACCGTCGCCACCCCCGGCGGAGCCGTTCCGACGGTGGACATGATGAGCCTGCGACCCGATATGGCGGGCAGCGCGCAGATCGCACTCGACCTGGAGGCGATCATCCGCTCCGCGGAGGTGATGCGGCGCCCGATCCACCTCGCGGATGCCAGACTGGACGACTACGACGCCGTCTACTTCCCCGGCGGCCACGGACCGATGGAAGACCTGAGCGTCGACGCCGACGCCGGCCGCCTGCTGACGGCGGCCCTGCCCTCCGGCAAACCCCTCGCCATCGTCTGCCACGCCCCGGCGGCGATGCTGGCGACCAGGATCCACGGGAAATCGCCCTTCGCCGGCTACCGGGTCACCGGCTTCACCAACGAGGAAGAGGAGGAAGTCGGCCTTGCCAAGAGGGCCCGCTGGACACTGGAGACCGAACTCATCGAACTCGGCGTCGACTTCACCAAGGGCGAGAAGTGGAAGCCCTACACGGTGGTCGACCGCAACCTGTACACCGGACAGAACCCCGCATCGGCATCCCCCTGGCCGAACGCCTGCTCAAGGTCCTGTGAATCGCGCAATGGCCTCACCCGCCTCACCCGCACGGACAGTTCCTGA
- a CDS encoding NADP-dependent oxidoreductase: MSRAVIYQAFGGPEVLELRDVSEPHAGPGEVRVRVAAVGLNPMDWLLVSLPEVAEQFGVTVPSGFGYDFAGVVDEVGDGATGFAVGDRVHGGALGRAAADFVVVKTSAEASESVFHTPEGISDEVASTLPVAGLTAAAALAAIDLRSGDTVLIGGAAGGVGVFAVQLAKHAGARVIGTASESTFEFLRQLGAEPVAYGPGLADRVRTLAPDGVTAATDLFGTETAETALALGVPPERISTIAAGPNPPGGVRATGGTDAGPDALKRITDAILAGRITVPIAATFPIERIRDAVTLQAGRHVHGKVVITV, from the coding sequence ATGAGCCGAGCCGTCATCTACCAGGCGTTCGGAGGCCCCGAGGTGCTGGAACTGCGAGACGTTTCGGAACCGCACGCCGGCCCGGGCGAGGTGCGTGTCCGCGTGGCGGCCGTCGGGCTGAATCCCATGGACTGGCTGCTTGTCTCGCTGCCCGAAGTGGCGGAGCAGTTCGGCGTCACCGTGCCATCCGGCTTCGGATACGACTTCGCCGGTGTCGTGGACGAGGTCGGCGACGGCGCCACGGGCTTTGCCGTGGGCGATCGCGTCCACGGAGGCGCGCTGGGCAGAGCCGCCGCCGATTTCGTGGTGGTCAAGACGTCCGCCGAGGCGTCCGAGTCTGTCTTTCACACGCCGGAGGGCATCAGCGACGAGGTGGCGAGCACGCTTCCGGTGGCCGGCCTGACCGCCGCCGCCGCACTGGCTGCGATCGACCTGCGGTCCGGCGACACCGTCCTGATAGGCGGCGCCGCCGGTGGCGTCGGCGTGTTTGCCGTACAGCTCGCGAAGCACGCCGGAGCCAGAGTGATCGGTACCGCCTCGGAGAGCACCTTCGAGTTCCTGCGGCAGCTGGGTGCCGAGCCCGTGGCATACGGCCCGGGGCTCGCGGACCGGGTACGGACACTGGCTCCCGACGGCGTGACCGCCGCGACCGACCTGTTCGGCACCGAAACGGCCGAGACCGCGCTCGCGCTCGGCGTACCGCCGGAACGGATCTCCACGATCGCCGCGGGGCCCAACCCTCCCGGCGGCGTGCGCGCGACCGGCGGCACCGACGCGGGTCCGGACGCCCTGAAGCGCATCACCGACGCGATCCTCGCGGGCAGGATCACCGTGCCGATCGCCGCGACCTTCCCGATCGAGCGGATCCGTGACGCCGTGACCCTGCAGGCCGGGCGCCACGTCCACGGCAAGGTCGTGATCACGGTGTGA
- a CDS encoding Lrp/AsnC family transcriptional regulator, with product MDKTDRAILAHLMENGRLANTELADLVGLSPSPCLRRVRQLESSGVITGYHAAADPTAIGRGFHVLLHVEMAAQDKGTIEAFEAAVTELDEVVHCLRLFGQPDYLLWVAVPDLQTYERFYMAELTGLPGVARTNSQFTMKTIKSTPGLPIPSP from the coding sequence ATGGATAAGACGGATCGAGCAATCCTCGCGCACTTGATGGAGAACGGGCGTCTCGCCAACACCGAGCTGGCCGACCTCGTGGGCCTGTCCCCTTCCCCGTGCCTGCGCCGGGTGCGGCAACTCGAAAGCAGCGGCGTGATCACCGGCTACCATGCGGCGGCCGATCCAACCGCCATAGGCCGCGGGTTCCACGTGCTGCTGCATGTCGAGATGGCGGCGCAGGACAAGGGCACCATCGAGGCATTCGAAGCCGCGGTCACCGAGCTCGACGAGGTGGTGCACTGCCTGCGGCTGTTCGGCCAGCCCGACTACCTGCTATGGGTCGCCGTACCCGACCTCCAGACCTACGAGCGCTTCTACATGGCCGAACTCACCGGTCTGCCCGGAGTGGCACGAACCAACTCGCAGTTCACCATGAAGACGATCAAGAGCACCCCGGGGCTGCCCATACCCTCACCGTGA
- a CDS encoding pyridoxal phosphate-dependent decarboxylase family protein → MPNKPILGLDEDDRETAGRLLATFFDDYEQSIAQRPLVPDVDREVLAGLLTTPFPDKGIGVEGLFREINQKILPNSTTVAHPRFLAYVLGPPNGIAPYAEAIAATINQNCNFWQLSPAASVVERAVITWLCGLFGYGDQAGGILTGGGSIATLNALTTALHARRPRFREQGLQTAGPQLVVYTSAEAHRCVDKAAAILGIGLNNVRHVPTDDRYRMRVDVLEETIRADRAAGLEPFCVVATPGTVTSGSIDPIADIADVCTRQDLWLHLDGAYGALFVLSERKREVFEACARADSIALDPHKLLFAPLEAGCLLVRDRTQLAQAYAFPSSYLTVEEDPLMVDYMDYGPQLSRSFKAFKVWSALQAFGVDAFRAAIDHTLDLAQYMADLIEAAPDLELMAPVSLTAVCFRIKDATEADHTAVLATLIEEGTALLGPARLDGRHGIRICVTNHRTTRDDIELILNRLSDIARQGRGPVGDAMEVAL, encoded by the coding sequence ATGCCCAACAAACCGATACTCGGGCTGGACGAAGACGACAGAGAGACTGCAGGCCGACTCCTGGCCACGTTCTTCGACGACTACGAACAGTCCATTGCCCAGCGGCCCCTCGTGCCCGATGTGGACCGCGAAGTTCTCGCCGGCCTGCTGACGACGCCGTTCCCCGACAAGGGAATCGGAGTGGAGGGACTCTTCCGCGAGATCAACCAGAAGATCCTCCCGAACTCGACCACAGTGGCCCATCCCCGGTTCCTCGCCTACGTACTCGGCCCGCCCAACGGCATCGCCCCGTACGCCGAGGCGATCGCCGCCACCATCAACCAGAACTGCAACTTCTGGCAGCTCTCACCGGCCGCGAGCGTGGTCGAGCGCGCCGTCATCACCTGGCTGTGCGGGCTGTTCGGTTACGGTGATCAGGCGGGCGGGATCCTCACCGGAGGCGGTTCGATCGCCACCCTCAACGCTCTCACCACCGCCCTGCATGCCCGCCGCCCCCGCTTCCGCGAGCAGGGCCTGCAGACGGCCGGTCCCCAGCTGGTGGTGTACACCTCCGCCGAAGCACACCGGTGTGTCGACAAGGCCGCCGCCATATTGGGTATCGGCCTGAACAACGTCCGCCATGTCCCCACCGACGACCGGTACCGCATGCGCGTCGATGTCCTGGAGGAGACCATCCGCGCTGATCGGGCGGCCGGGCTGGAGCCGTTCTGCGTCGTCGCAACCCCGGGAACGGTCACCAGCGGCTCCATCGATCCGATCGCCGACATAGCGGATGTGTGCACGCGCCAGGATCTGTGGCTGCACCTCGATGGCGCATACGGCGCGCTGTTCGTGCTGTCCGAACGCAAACGTGAGGTCTTCGAGGCATGCGCCCGAGCGGACTCCATCGCCCTCGACCCGCACAAGCTGCTGTTCGCTCCCCTGGAGGCGGGCTGTCTGCTGGTACGCGACCGCACCCAGCTGGCGCAGGCCTATGCCTTCCCTTCCTCGTACCTCACCGTGGAAGAAGATCCCCTGATGGTCGACTACATGGACTACGGACCCCAACTGTCCCGCAGTTTCAAGGCTTTCAAGGTTTGGAGCGCTCTGCAGGCCTTCGGTGTCGATGCCTTCCGGGCCGCGATAGACCACACGCTCGACCTCGCCCAGTACATGGCCGACCTCATCGAGGCAGCTCCGGATCTGGAGCTCATGGCGCCCGTATCGCTGACAGCCGTCTGCTTCCGGATCAAGGACGCCACCGAGGCCGACCACACCGCCGTACTCGCCACGCTGATCGAGGAAGGCACCGCGCTCCTCGGCCCGGCACGCCTCGACGGCCGCCACGGCATACGGATCTGTGTCACCAACCACCGCACCACCCGCGACGACATCGAACTGATCCTCAACCGCCTGTCCGACATCGCCCGCCAGGGCCGTGGGCCGGTCGGCGACGCCATGGAGGTGGCCCTGTGA
- a CDS encoding PP2C family protein-serine/threonine phosphatase: MDAAAFMGQVRSSMRAITTHEPGPGAVLTRTNELLVTMDAPRFASCTMLRIDPRDGQVIGTSAGHVPLLLARDDGSHDIRTLSGGPVLGVVPETDYPEKTFTLEKNTALVLVTDGVVEGPGLTLEAGLERAGTLAGQALHDRLDVEATADRILDAAVAVDHLDDVAVLVIRRA, translated from the coding sequence GTGGACGCCGCAGCTTTCATGGGACAGGTGCGCTCGTCCATGCGCGCGATCACCACCCACGAACCGGGTCCGGGAGCCGTGCTGACACGCACCAACGAGCTGCTCGTCACAATGGACGCACCACGCTTCGCCAGCTGCACCATGCTGCGCATCGATCCGCGCGACGGACAGGTCATCGGCACCAGCGCGGGCCACGTGCCGCTGCTCTTGGCGCGCGACGACGGCAGCCACGACATCCGCACACTCTCCGGCGGGCCGGTACTGGGAGTCGTGCCCGAGACCGACTACCCCGAGAAGACCTTCACGCTGGAAAAGAACACGGCGCTGGTCCTGGTCACCGACGGCGTCGTCGAAGGGCCGGGGCTGACCCTGGAAGCCGGGCTGGAACGAGCGGGAACGCTGGCCGGCCAGGCCCTCCACGACCGCCTCGACGTCGAGGCGACGGCAGACCGGATCCTCGACGCCGCGGTCGCGGTGGATCACCTCGACGACGTGGCCGTACTGGTGATCCGACGCGCTTAG
- a CDS encoding TetR/AcrR family transcriptional regulator — protein sequence MARWQPNAPERLAVAALELFEERGYENTTVIEIAERAGLTKSTFFRHFQDKREVLFGGDTMAGLLAEGIAAAPATAKPFEAVAHALDAVGREAFHPARREMSARRREVIAANPELREREALKGLGLTASMTDALKRRGVPELTSCVAAELGALALKIAYERWSGTTDGDDFGDVARRALRDVQAAGAVH from the coding sequence ATGGCCCGATGGCAACCCAACGCACCAGAGCGACTCGCTGTCGCCGCCCTCGAACTGTTCGAGGAGCGGGGCTACGAGAACACGACGGTGATCGAGATCGCGGAGCGCGCGGGGCTGACGAAGAGCACTTTCTTCCGACACTTCCAGGACAAGCGGGAAGTGCTCTTCGGCGGGGACACGATGGCCGGACTGCTCGCCGAGGGGATCGCCGCGGCTCCGGCAACCGCCAAGCCGTTCGAGGCGGTGGCTCATGCCCTGGACGCGGTCGGGAGGGAGGCTTTCCACCCCGCTCGGCGCGAAATGAGTGCCCGCAGGCGGGAAGTGATCGCCGCCAACCCGGAACTGCGGGAACGTGAGGCGCTGAAGGGCCTCGGTCTCACCGCATCGATGACCGACGCGCTCAAGCGGCGCGGCGTTCCCGAACTGACCTCGTGCGTGGCCGCGGAACTGGGCGCGCTCGCGTTGAAAATCGCCTACGAGCGCTGGAGCGGCACGACTGACGGCGACGACTTCGGTGACGTCGCGCGGCGAGCCCTCCGTGATGTGCAGGCAGCCGGCGCCGTGCACTGA
- a CDS encoding GAF domain-containing protein: MIRDDTQVEARREEMLAAVSAERQRTEEIAAFSSALFTAATEQELQQVVLTRLAAAFGGTGALFALVDDGRLRVSSDAQIPTWQADALHGLSLDEDRPLPSAIRTGRPEFIPNREELARRWPHEDSLPFRRPGPDLAMSITPLSPVGDRPLGAWAVTYDSECLPSPEQLAFMTTLAELAGQALRRIRLQQAHIELSTALQQSMLPTLPEHLPGLKIAARYSPAGTGSISAETGTTRSSCPMVRSHWRSATSKGMTWTPQLSWDRCARPCARSPPTNRVREPC; this comes from the coding sequence GTGATCCGCGACGACACCCAGGTGGAGGCGCGCCGGGAGGAAATGCTGGCCGCCGTGAGCGCTGAGCGGCAGCGCACCGAGGAGATCGCCGCATTCTCCTCCGCCCTGTTCACCGCCGCCACCGAGCAGGAACTGCAGCAGGTCGTCCTGACCCGGCTGGCCGCGGCCTTCGGCGGTACCGGCGCCCTCTTCGCGCTCGTCGACGACGGGCGCCTGCGGGTTTCCTCGGATGCCCAGATCCCCACCTGGCAGGCCGACGCCCTGCACGGCCTGTCGCTGGATGAGGACCGCCCACTGCCCAGCGCGATCCGCACCGGCCGGCCGGAGTTCATCCCCAACCGGGAGGAGCTCGCCCGTCGTTGGCCGCACGAAGACAGCCTGCCCTTCCGGCGGCCCGGCCCCGACCTCGCCATGTCGATCACCCCCCTCAGCCCGGTGGGCGACCGGCCGCTGGGCGCCTGGGCGGTGACGTACGACAGCGAGTGCCTCCCGTCCCCGGAGCAGCTCGCCTTCATGACCACTCTGGCCGAGCTGGCAGGCCAGGCACTCAGGCGCATCAGGTTGCAACAAGCCCACATCGAACTGTCAACAGCGCTCCAGCAGAGCATGCTCCCCACACTGCCCGAGCACCTCCCGGGCCTGAAGATCGCCGCCCGCTACAGCCCAGCCGGTACGGGCTCGATATCGGCGGAGACTGGTACGACGCGTTCCTCCTGCCCGATGGTGCGGTCGCACTGGAGATCGGCGACGTCCAAGGGCATGACGTGGACGCCGCAGCTTTCATGGGACAGGTGCGCTCGTCCATGCGCGCGATCACCACCCACGAACCGGGTCCGGGAGCCGTGCTGA
- a CDS encoding PAS domain-containing protein — translation MDASDELLERATPSALVTLDGVIRRLNAAMATALGRPWEQCVGRAFSELLPDNQRLAAESLLTHGATAKRLAMRVLEFPGTGTASVVCLVEARPVRDPAGGAQLVWVHSLDAKHDLGGLLIPFQLAARSAGLGLCMCSPHEHQVEWMGGAPALAALFPQASVSLSMVVRQVHPDDRKGLRRLMRSDAAQSPGSGRGSLPSTVAGAYWPARLAGSRWGMPVPKGSSG, via the coding sequence ATGGACGCATCGGACGAACTCCTTGAGAGGGCCACCCCGTCGGCTCTCGTGACCCTGGATGGCGTCATCCGCCGCCTCAACGCCGCGATGGCCACGGCGCTGGGCAGGCCGTGGGAGCAGTGCGTAGGTCGCGCCTTCAGCGAGCTCTTGCCCGACAATCAGCGCCTCGCGGCCGAAAGCCTGCTGACACACGGGGCCACGGCGAAGAGGCTTGCGATGCGTGTGCTGGAGTTCCCCGGAACAGGCACGGCATCTGTGGTCTGCCTTGTCGAGGCGCGGCCGGTGAGGGATCCCGCAGGCGGTGCGCAGCTTGTGTGGGTGCATTCGTTGGACGCCAAGCACGACCTGGGCGGTTTGCTGATCCCGTTCCAGCTTGCGGCCAGGTCCGCCGGCCTCGGCCTGTGCATGTGTTCACCCCATGAGCACCAGGTGGAGTGGATGGGCGGCGCACCTGCTCTGGCCGCGCTTTTCCCACAAGCGTCCGTATCCCTGTCCATGGTGGTCCGGCAAGTCCACCCTGATGACCGCAAGGGCCTGCGGCGGCTGATGCGCTCGGACGCCGCCCAGTCCCCTGGATCAGGTCGCGGTTCCTTACCGAGCACGGTGGCTGGCGCGTACTGGCCAGCCAGACTCGCAGGGTCACGTTGGGGTATGCCGGTCCCGAAAGGGTCTTCGGGGTGA
- a CDS encoding NADP-dependent oxidoreductase, translating to MRACGVAEVSGPVQSLRLPRPQSPGPGEILLDVLAAGVGAWDQLLASSKWDVGLRLPAALGVEGAGRVVAVGPDVTAPAVGDLVLAHSAPLPGHSGFWAEQALLRAADAAPLPEGLDPARAAALPINGLTACQALDWLDLSSGMHLLVTNGAGVTGALVLQLAVAAGVHVTATASPRSFDRLRGLGATDVIDYRRPAWPREVGRTFDAALAAAAGTAATAGELVRPGGRLCSITSDAPPASAELTSTDLYVRPDAETLAVLAGQLRDGVLDLPTEVLPLDEGPDAFDRSSRGLTSGTKLVLRVTGPASSDTMPT from the coding sequence ATGCGGGCCTGCGGGGTCGCCGAAGTGTCCGGTCCGGTCCAGTCGCTACGGCTGCCCAGGCCCCAGTCACCCGGGCCAGGCGAGATCTTGCTCGACGTGCTGGCCGCCGGGGTCGGCGCCTGGGACCAGCTGCTTGCCTCCAGCAAATGGGACGTGGGCCTGCGCCTTCCGGCGGCCCTCGGGGTGGAGGGCGCAGGTCGTGTCGTCGCCGTGGGTCCGGATGTCACGGCCCCTGCCGTGGGTGACCTGGTGCTGGCGCACAGTGCTCCGCTGCCCGGGCACAGCGGCTTTTGGGCCGAGCAGGCGCTGCTGCGAGCCGCGGACGCGGCACCTCTGCCCGAAGGCCTGGACCCGGCGCGGGCGGCGGCCCTCCCCATCAACGGCCTGACCGCCTGTCAGGCTCTGGACTGGTTGGACCTGTCCAGCGGCATGCACCTGCTGGTGACGAACGGAGCGGGAGTGACCGGAGCCCTCGTCCTGCAACTCGCGGTCGCGGCCGGAGTCCATGTGACGGCGACGGCGTCCCCCCGTTCCTTTGACCGGCTGCGCGGCCTGGGCGCGACAGACGTCATCGACTACCGCCGCCCCGCCTGGCCGCGCGAGGTCGGTCGCACCTTCGACGCGGCGCTCGCCGCAGCCGCCGGAACGGCCGCCACCGCCGGGGAACTCGTCCGCCCCGGCGGTCGGCTGTGCTCCATCACCTCGGACGCCCCGCCCGCGAGCGCTGAACTCACTTCGACCGATCTCTACGTCCGTCCGGACGCAGAGACTCTCGCTGTCCTCGCCGGCCAGCTCCGCGACGGCGTACTCGACCTGCCCACAGAGGTACTTCCCCTTGATGAGGGCCCCGACGCCTTCGACCGGTCATCAAGGGGCCTCACCAGCGGAACCAAGCTCGTGCTCCGCGTCACCGGCCCAGCTTCCTCGGACACCATGCCGACGTAG
- the paaI gene encoding hydroxyphenylacetyl-CoA thioesterase PaaI translates to MFATDRASQGMGMELLEAGDGSALVRMTVTAAMLNGHGIAHGGYIFALADTAFACACNSHGPVTVAAGADIAFTAPVKEGDVLTASACERTRFGRSGIYDVTVLRGAEVIAEFRGRSRVIDKTPEQ, encoded by the coding sequence ATGTTCGCCACCGACCGGGCCTCTCAGGGCATGGGCATGGAACTCCTGGAGGCGGGGGACGGCTCGGCCCTTGTCCGGATGACCGTGACCGCGGCCATGCTCAACGGCCACGGCATCGCCCACGGCGGTTACATCTTCGCGCTCGCCGACACGGCATTCGCCTGCGCCTGCAACAGTCATGGCCCCGTCACCGTCGCGGCGGGCGCCGACATCGCGTTCACCGCCCCCGTCAAGGAAGGTGACGTCCTGACAGCATCCGCCTGTGAACGCACCCGATTCGGCCGCAGCGGAATCTACGACGTGACCGTCCTACGGGGCGCGGAGGTCATCGCCGAGTTCCGCGGGCGCAGCCGCGTCATCGACAAGACCCCGGAACAGTGA
- a CDS encoding YkgB family protein: MRMRATIGKGLQSAGFSTIRYGLALNLLSIGRLKFESYEVENIRPLITASPVFSRLLTEFGEQKLARVIGVTEMVVGSLIAARPFAPRASALGSLGAAGIFATTLSFLATTPEAWQERRGEPKLSLAGQFLVKDIVLLGASLLTAAESLQTGQRT, from the coding sequence ATGAGAATGCGTGCCACGATCGGTAAGGGTCTTCAGAGCGCAGGATTCTCAACGATCCGCTATGGACTGGCACTCAATCTCCTGTCGATTGGGCGGCTGAAGTTCGAAAGTTATGAGGTCGAGAACATTCGGCCCTTGATCACCGCGAGCCCTGTATTCTCGCGACTCCTCACCGAATTCGGCGAACAAAAACTGGCCAGGGTCATCGGTGTAACAGAGATGGTTGTGGGATCACTGATCGCGGCGAGACCGTTCGCGCCGAGAGCCTCGGCACTAGGAAGCCTGGGGGCTGCGGGGATATTCGCCACGACTCTCAGTTTCCTGGCCACAACGCCCGAGGCATGGCAGGAGCGGCGCGGAGAACCAAAGCTCTCTCTCGCCGGCCAGTTCCTGGTGAAAGACATCGTGTTGCTGGGGGCTTCCCTGCTCACGGCTGCCGAATCTCTGCAGACCGGACAGCGCACGTAG
- a CDS encoding nucleotidyltransferase domain-containing protein encodes MARGTDRAALAAEVCTALKRCCPGSSAEPTGSLASGTADSFSDIDIAWVVPDARFPDCLARGVAALGEVQPVGSVRSDPDFHHSDRRRLLFVRFAGVPLFWRLDLDVRTASVAGDPHYDEGNPAARAREDEWSRPASALANAIGAVKAVARKREAEARGLLDRGFARIGEDDRATGDWANDVTRLARVAALRDSALTDLAAQVIELAARHLGSGSA; translated from the coding sequence ATGGCGAGAGGAACCGATCGTGCCGCCTTGGCCGCAGAGGTGTGCACCGCGCTGAAGAGGTGTTGCCCGGGCTCGAGTGCGGAGCCGACCGGCTCGCTGGCATCAGGCACGGCGGACTCCTTCAGCGACATCGATATCGCGTGGGTGGTACCGGACGCGCGGTTCCCGGACTGCCTTGCTCGTGGGGTGGCGGCGCTGGGAGAGGTCCAGCCGGTCGGCAGCGTGCGCAGCGACCCGGACTTCCACCACTCCGACCGTCGGCGCCTGCTGTTCGTCCGCTTCGCAGGGGTGCCGCTGTTCTGGCGGCTAGATCTGGATGTCCGCACCGCATCGGTCGCGGGCGACCCGCACTACGACGAGGGGAACCCGGCAGCACGCGCCCGTGAAGACGAGTGGTCACGGCCCGCCAGCGCCCTGGCCAACGCCATCGGCGCGGTCAAAGCGGTGGCCCGCAAGCGGGAGGCTGAGGCCCGCGGTCTGCTGGACCGGGGGTTCGCACGGATCGGCGAGGATGACCGGGCCACCGGCGACTGGGCGAACGACGTGACCCGGCTCGCGCGCGTCGCCGCACTGCGCGATTCCGCCCTGACGGACCTGGCCGCCCAGGTCATCGAGCTCGCGGCCCGGCACCTCGGCAGCGGCAGCGCCTGA